In Gossypium raimondii isolate GPD5lz chromosome 12, ASM2569854v1, whole genome shotgun sequence, a single window of DNA contains:
- the LOC105764369 gene encoding 21 kDa protein, with amino-acid sequence MKSLPSISMHFLIFLFFFLHPIPTLGSTVYDTSPTDYIRTSCSATLYPDICYTSLSGYANPVQQDPARLARIAIGVSLSKARRMASYVSNLTRETAYGADPQASAALHDCFSNMDDAVDEIHGSLRQMRRLVAPGSESFRFQMGNVQTWMSAALTDEETCTDGFEDVREGPLKTEVYERAVEVKKLTSNALALVNSYAEKGE; translated from the coding sequence ATGAAATCCCTCCCCTCCATCTCCATGCACTTTCTaatcttcctcttcttctttctccACCCAATACCAACCCTTGGTTCCACCGTCTACGACACCAGCCCCACCGATTACATCCGTACAAGCTGCTCTGCCACCTTGTATCCTGACATTTGCTACACTTCCCTATCTGGTTACGCCAATCCGGTCCAACAAGACCCAGCTCGTCTAGCTCGCATCGCCATTGGTGTCAGCCTCTCCAAGGCCCGTCGCATGGCATCTTATGTCTCTAACCTCACCCGTGAAACAGCCTACGGCGCTGACCCACAAGCCAGCGCCGCCTTACACGACTGTTTTTCCAACATGGACGATGCCGTGGATGAAATCCATGGTTCGTTAAGGCAAATGCGACGGCTGGTAGCCCCGGGTTCGGAGTCTTTCAGGTTCCAAATGGGAAACGTTCAGACGTGGATGAGCGCGGCTTTGACGGACGAAGAGACATGTACAGACGGGTTCGAAGATGTGAGGGAGGGGCCATTGAAAACGGAGGTGTACGAGAGGGCGGTGGAAGTGAAGAAGCTTACGAGCAATGCTTTGGCGTTGGTTAATAGTTATGCAGAAAAGGGTGAGTAA